One Alkalicoccus halolimnae DNA segment encodes these proteins:
- the cls gene encoding cardiolipin synthase — MNKFRWTAAALLAWISTDLYMGKKAHQKKAEDFVPPEVTSGEAEFFMHGDTLFSHMLKRLRASDCHIYMHFYIFRDDNLGSEILTTLIQKAEEGVKVKLMIDWAGARISLQTRRRLKRSGVELVYSQKPKLPFLFYSINERNHRKVTVIDGEHAYVGGFNVGDEYTGNDPVIGSWRDYHLYVRGIAVAALGRQFARDWNAACGEKLDITMPSFRPETEIPIQLLSTDGDHVPNHFKAIFKRAEHSVFIGTPYYIPGADMHREVLKLARRGVKVRIMIPKNPDHPLVKDAAYPYMPELLDAGVEIRQFEDGFFHAKFILIDDKIFDIGTANFDMRSFYINHEVNCIIEDEAWIRNVMSRIERDFFTYGELITYETLAARTRWERTRTSVANLFSSWL, encoded by the coding sequence ATGAATAAATTCCGTTGGACTGCCGCTGCTCTTTTGGCCTGGATCTCCACGGATCTTTACATGGGCAAAAAAGCACATCAGAAAAAAGCGGAAGATTTCGTTCCGCCTGAAGTTACAAGCGGGGAAGCGGAGTTTTTCATGCATGGAGATACGCTTTTCAGCCATATGCTTAAACGACTGCGGGCGTCAGACTGTCATATTTACATGCATTTCTACATTTTCCGGGATGATAATCTTGGATCCGAGATTCTTACTACATTAATTCAAAAAGCAGAAGAGGGGGTGAAGGTGAAGCTGATGATCGATTGGGCAGGAGCCCGTATCAGCCTTCAAACCAGGCGCCGGTTAAAACGGTCCGGTGTCGAACTGGTATATTCCCAAAAACCTAAGCTCCCTTTTCTCTTCTATTCAATAAATGAACGAAACCACCGGAAAGTTACTGTTATCGATGGGGAGCATGCTTATGTGGGAGGATTCAATGTCGGAGATGAATATACCGGCAACGATCCTGTAATCGGTTCCTGGAGGGATTATCACTTGTATGTACGGGGGATAGCAGTCGCCGCTCTCGGACGGCAGTTTGCCCGGGACTGGAATGCAGCCTGCGGGGAAAAACTCGATATTACGATGCCTTCCTTCCGCCCGGAAACAGAAATTCCTATTCAGCTTCTGTCTACAGACGGAGACCATGTTCCCAATCATTTCAAAGCGATATTTAAACGGGCCGAGCATTCCGTTTTCATCGGCACTCCTTACTACATTCCGGGGGCTGATATGCACCGGGAAGTATTAAAGCTAGCCCGGCGCGGTGTGAAGGTACGGATCATGATTCCGAAAAACCCCGACCACCCGCTCGTTAAAGATGCCGCCTATCCTTATATGCCCGAACTTCTTGACGCCGGTGTGGAGATAAGGCAGTTTGAAGACGGATTTTTTCATGCCAAATTTATCCTGATCGACGATAAGATTTTCGATATTGGCACCGCCAACTTTGACATGCGCAGTTTCTACATCAATCATGAGGTGAATTGCATTATTGAAGATGAGGCGTGGATCCGTAATGTCATGAGCCGCATTGAGCGTGATTTCTTTACATACGGGGAGCTGATCACTTATGAAACCCTCGCAGCGAGAACCCGTTGGGAGCGGACGCGCACCTCGGTTGCCAACCTTTTTTCTTCCTGGTTGTAA
- a CDS encoding heavy metal translocating P-type ATPase produces MTATSVSSLYRSINSSITIKNRELFAALTGGFFLAAGLITDPGTLSVLFYVLSYITGGYYKTKEGLLDMIHNRSLNVEILMLLAAVGAASIGFWSEGAILIFIFAMSGALETYTIQKSEKDLSNLVKLAPMEAERITVDGNTVTVSVESLRPGDTILVKNGERIPADGKVMTGNSAIDESAITGEPVPVEKQQGDAVYTGTMNGTGSLTVEVTKENKDSLFQKMIQLVEEARLSRPPSQQLIERIEGPYVITVLIAVTLMMAVPPLAFNSPVQETFYRAMVLLVVASPCAVVASVMPALLSAVSTGARHGILSKGGIPIEQLGRMKAIAVDKTGTLTKGEPAVTDTFLEKEAENNIHLFEVLAGVEAQSSHPLAEAVVRYAASLSPNRVIVDSVTDHTGHGVEAIIGTERWLIGNEALTAHGSWSEEARATHLAWTKSGHTVIFVMKDDIPQALIALKDEIRPEAVQFIQELKRHNVHTVMITGDNEQTARAIAEETGLDAWISKCLPAKKVEEIDKLREEYGMVVMVGDGVNDAPAMAKADIGIAMGSGTDVAIDTADLVLMKSELSKIRLAFRLSKRLKRIVTQNLIFSVAVILMLITANFLPQLHLTLPLGVIGHEGSTILVILNGLRMLKA; encoded by the coding sequence ATGACAGCTACATCTGTTTCATCTCTCTACCGCAGTATAAACTCTTCAATTACCATCAAAAACCGGGAGCTGTTTGCAGCGCTTACCGGCGGCTTTTTTCTCGCGGCCGGGCTTATCACCGATCCCGGGACTCTTTCCGTCCTCTTTTACGTCCTCTCCTACATTACCGGCGGTTATTATAAGACAAAAGAAGGCCTGCTGGATATGATCCACAACCGTTCTCTTAACGTAGAGATTCTGATGCTGCTCGCTGCAGTCGGTGCCGCTTCCATCGGCTTTTGGAGCGAAGGCGCTATCCTGATTTTTATCTTTGCGATGAGCGGCGCTCTGGAAACCTATACGATACAAAAAAGTGAAAAAGATCTCTCCAATCTCGTCAAGCTCGCACCTATGGAAGCAGAACGCATCACAGTGGATGGAAATACGGTCACTGTATCAGTAGAATCTCTCCGCCCGGGTGACACCATCCTCGTAAAAAACGGGGAACGGATTCCAGCGGACGGAAAGGTCATGACCGGAAATTCAGCCATTGATGAATCGGCTATTACCGGCGAACCTGTTCCTGTAGAAAAGCAGCAAGGGGACGCTGTATACACAGGTACAATGAACGGCACCGGTTCCCTTACCGTAGAGGTGACTAAAGAAAATAAAGATTCCCTATTCCAGAAAATGATTCAGCTCGTTGAAGAAGCCCGGCTGAGCCGTCCTCCTTCCCAGCAGCTGATCGAGCGTATTGAAGGCCCTTACGTTATAACGGTACTTATTGCCGTCACGCTTATGATGGCCGTCCCCCCTTTAGCATTTAATTCTCCCGTACAGGAAACCTTTTACCGGGCGATGGTTCTTCTCGTTGTTGCTTCCCCGTGTGCAGTAGTAGCCTCAGTTATGCCTGCTCTTTTGTCAGCAGTATCGACAGGCGCACGCCACGGGATCTTATCGAAGGGCGGTATCCCTATCGAACAGCTGGGGAGAATGAAAGCCATCGCTGTCGACAAAACCGGTACCCTCACTAAAGGAGAACCGGCTGTCACTGACACCTTCCTTGAAAAAGAAGCAGAGAATAACATTCATTTATTTGAAGTACTTGCAGGAGTGGAAGCCCAGTCTTCCCATCCGCTTGCTGAAGCCGTCGTCCGCTATGCGGCCTCTCTTTCCCCCAATAGAGTTATCGTCGATTCCGTGACAGATCACACCGGTCACGGAGTGGAAGCCATCATCGGCACCGAGCGGTGGCTGATCGGAAATGAAGCATTAACCGCCCACGGCAGCTGGTCGGAAGAAGCCCGGGCCACCCACCTTGCCTGGACGAAAAGCGGACATACCGTTATTTTCGTCATGAAAGATGATATCCCTCAGGCCCTCATTGCGCTGAAAGATGAAATCCGCCCGGAAGCGGTGCAGTTTATTCAGGAATTGAAGCGTCATAACGTTCATACGGTTATGATTACCGGGGATAATGAGCAGACGGCAAGAGCGATCGCGGAAGAAACCGGCCTTGATGCCTGGATTTCCAAATGTCTCCCTGCAAAGAAAGTAGAAGAAATTGACAAACTGCGGGAAGAATACGGAATGGTAGTGATGGTAGGAGACGGCGTAAACGATGCTCCGGCAATGGCCAAGGCCGACATCGGTATCGCCATGGGGTCCGGGACCGATGTCGCTATCGACACCGCTGATTTAGTGCTCATGAAAAGTGAACTCTCGAAAATCCGTCTTGCCTTTCGGCTATCCAAGCGTCTGAAGCGGATCGTCACCCAGAACTTGATCTTCTCCGTTGCCGTAATACTGATGCTGATAACAGCGAATTTTCTTCCACAGCTGCACTTGACCCTTCCACTCGGTGTTATCGGACATGAAGGAAGCACCATTCTTGTTATCTTAAACGGCCTGCGGATGCTGAAAGCTTAA
- a CDS encoding nucleoside deaminase: MAEEHQKWMEICVQMAEDNVKAGQLPFAAIVVKEGEAAAYGVNDGKAVYDPTAHGEIRAIQKAGAKLQTTDLSGCVLYTNCEPCPMCLGAVYWSGIKEVHYGLSIEQQAEFDTYPKEMYEEFQLPPEKRKVHRNDWSGSVNGKVPFQKIKQD, encoded by the coding sequence ATGGCAGAAGAACATCAAAAATGGATGGAAATTTGTGTACAGATGGCAGAAGATAACGTTAAAGCAGGTCAGCTCCCCTTTGCAGCTATAGTCGTTAAAGAAGGCGAAGCGGCAGCTTATGGAGTCAATGACGGAAAAGCGGTCTATGATCCAACCGCTCATGGAGAAATACGTGCGATTCAGAAAGCGGGAGCGAAACTGCAGACGACGGATTTAAGCGGTTGTGTCCTGTATACAAACTGCGAACCGTGTCCGATGTGTCTTGGAGCTGTTTACTGGAGCGGAATTAAAGAAGTCCATTACGGTCTATCCATTGAGCAGCAGGCAGAGTTCGATACGTATCCAAAAGAAATGTACGAAGAATTTCAGCTTCCTCCGGAAAAAAGAAAAGTACACAGAAACGATTGGAGCGGCAGTGTAAATGGAAAAGTCCCGTTTCAAAAGATAAAGCAGGATTGA
- a CDS encoding XapX domain-containing protein gives MQDVFLALIAGLIVGFLFAWVKLPIPAPPALPGIMGIFGIYFGYKIFQWVSTTFFA, from the coding sequence ATGCAGGACGTATTTTTAGCATTAATAGCTGGTTTAATAGTAGGATTTCTATTTGCGTGGGTTAAGCTTCCGATCCCGGCTCCGCCGGCACTTCCCGGTATTATGGGGATTTTCGGAATATACTTTGGATATAAGATTTTTCAGTGGGTTTCTACAACTTTTTTCGCGTAA
- a CDS encoding endo-1,4-beta-xylanase, with product MKQVKRTVAAALAVTLAAPLAGTAAVSAEEHQPHALDVDSMEKQFEDSFDIGAAVELYQLEGEHGEILKHHYSSVVAENVMKPLYIQPEEGEFNWEEADQLVEFANEHDLELRYHTLIWHNQVPEWFFLDEEGNEMVEEEDPEQQEANKELLLERLETHVKTVVERYKDDVDAWDVVNEVIDDGGGMRETEWYQITGDEYIKTAFHTAREYGGEDAKLFINDYNTEINPKRDDLYDLVKEMLDEGVPIDGIGHQAHIQLDWPTIGEIEESILLFDELGLETHITELDVSLYGYPPEPAFETYEDIPEEAFERQAERYHQLFSLYKSLDDAITSLTFWGIADDHTWLDDRAEEFNDGVGKDAPFVFDVDKKVKPAYWAVMSDETPSEEEMEEGVEPVQPEEKEGDELPETASNSPLYALIGLLMAAGAAFLLKTPRKTRTTE from the coding sequence TTGAAACAGGTAAAACGAACCGTTGCAGCAGCACTGGCAGTAACTCTTGCGGCTCCTTTGGCAGGTACAGCAGCCGTTTCCGCAGAAGAACATCAACCGCATGCCCTTGATGTGGACTCAATGGAAAAACAGTTTGAAGACTCTTTTGATATAGGAGCCGCCGTAGAGCTTTACCAACTGGAAGGCGAGCATGGAGAAATACTTAAGCATCACTACAGCAGTGTCGTAGCCGAAAACGTCATGAAGCCGCTTTATATTCAACCGGAAGAAGGGGAATTTAACTGGGAGGAAGCAGATCAGCTCGTGGAGTTTGCAAACGAGCATGATCTGGAACTCCGTTATCATACCCTTATCTGGCATAATCAGGTTCCTGAATGGTTCTTTTTAGATGAAGAAGGTAACGAAATGGTGGAGGAGGAAGATCCGGAGCAGCAGGAAGCAAACAAAGAGCTGCTTCTGGAGCGGCTGGAAACCCACGTAAAAACAGTCGTTGAACGCTATAAGGACGACGTAGATGCCTGGGATGTGGTCAATGAAGTTATTGATGACGGAGGAGGAATGCGGGAAACAGAATGGTATCAGATTACCGGAGATGAATACATTAAAACAGCCTTTCATACGGCACGGGAATATGGCGGAGAAGACGCGAAGCTGTTTATTAATGACTACAATACCGAAATTAATCCGAAGCGTGATGATTTATATGATCTGGTGAAAGAAATGCTTGATGAAGGAGTTCCGATTGACGGCATTGGTCACCAGGCCCACATTCAGCTGGACTGGCCGACGATTGGTGAAATTGAAGAATCGATTCTATTATTCGATGAGCTCGGTCTTGAAACACATATAACCGAACTGGATGTCAGCCTTTACGGCTATCCGCCGGAGCCGGCGTTTGAAACCTACGAAGATATTCCGGAAGAAGCATTTGAACGCCAGGCAGAGAGGTATCATCAGTTATTCAGCTTGTATAAATCCCTGGATGATGCCATCACCAGCCTCACGTTCTGGGGCATTGCAGATGATCATACGTGGCTCGACGATCGTGCTGAAGAATTCAACGACGGCGTCGGCAAAGACGCTCCTTTTGTGTTCGACGTCGATAAAAAAGTTAAACCTGCCTACTGGGCGGTGATGAGCGATGAAACGCCTTCAGAAGAAGAAATGGAAGAAGGTGTAGAACCTGTACAGCCCGAGGAGAAAGAAGGAGATGAACTTCCTGAAACGGCTTCCAATTCTCCGCTCTATGCGCTGATTGGACTCCTAATGGCCGCTGGGGCAGCTTTTCTCTTGAAAACACCTCGAAAAACACGAACAACAGAATAA
- the argS gene encoding arginine--tRNA ligase — protein MSQVEELKQGLKEQLHKAVLSAGLAQQEEIPDIVIETPKDKAHGDFASNVAMKLARVAKKAPRAIADDIAAHIDYDAAAVDKLDIAGPGFINFFMKKDYLADIVKTALSKKQQFGRSDFGGGKKVQVEFVSANPTGTLHLGHARGAAVGDSLSNILEKAGYNVAREYYLNDAGNQIDNLTLSIEARYLQEIGEDTAMPEDGYRGADIIGFAKEIVKDYGDRFKDTDQEKRRAFFREFGLKRELDKLKNDLADFRVHFDNWFSETSLYDDNKIQPVLDELHKRGKTYDHEGATWLRSTEYGDDKDRVLIKNDGTYTYLTPDIAYHKDKLNRGFEELVNIWGADHHGYIPRMRAAIQALGYDKEQLTVQIIQMVNLFEHGEKVKMSKRTGNAVTMRELMEEVGIDATRYFFAMRAAETHLDFDLDLAKSESNENPVYYVQYAHARICSMIRQAEEKGCSVDSEADLSVLASEKDQDLMKKIGEYPEAVVEAAKRHAPHRMTNYVYDLAQTLHSFYNAEKVITSDESLTKARLALVEAVRITLADALDLVGVHAPEKM, from the coding sequence ATGAGTCAAGTAGAAGAGCTGAAGCAGGGATTAAAAGAACAGCTGCACAAAGCAGTATTGTCAGCGGGGCTGGCACAGCAGGAAGAAATTCCCGATATCGTCATTGAAACACCGAAGGATAAAGCTCACGGAGATTTTGCGTCCAACGTCGCGATGAAGCTGGCACGCGTTGCCAAAAAAGCGCCTCGTGCGATCGCTGACGATATCGCTGCCCACATCGATTATGATGCCGCGGCCGTGGACAAACTTGATATCGCGGGTCCCGGATTTATTAATTTCTTTATGAAAAAAGACTACCTGGCAGACATCGTAAAAACAGCACTTTCGAAAAAGCAGCAATTTGGACGTTCGGATTTTGGCGGCGGTAAAAAAGTGCAGGTGGAGTTTGTTTCTGCCAATCCAACCGGGACGCTGCATTTAGGGCATGCACGGGGAGCTGCCGTCGGAGATTCCCTCAGCAACATTCTGGAAAAAGCAGGATACAACGTCGCCCGGGAATACTATCTTAACGACGCCGGCAACCAGATAGATAATTTAACCCTCTCCATTGAAGCCCGCTACCTTCAGGAAATCGGGGAAGATACGGCGATGCCTGAAGACGGGTACCGCGGGGCTGATATTATTGGCTTTGCCAAAGAGATCGTCAAAGATTACGGAGACCGCTTTAAAGATACAGATCAGGAAAAGCGCCGCGCTTTTTTCAGGGAGTTCGGACTGAAGCGGGAGCTTGATAAGCTGAAAAACGACTTAGCAGACTTTCGTGTGCACTTTGACAACTGGTTTTCTGAAACGTCTCTTTACGACGATAATAAAATTCAGCCGGTGCTCGATGAACTTCATAAACGGGGCAAAACATATGACCACGAAGGAGCCACGTGGCTGCGATCCACGGAATACGGGGATGATAAAGACCGTGTACTGATTAAAAATGACGGCACCTACACGTATTTAACTCCGGATATTGCTTATCATAAAGATAAGCTGAACCGTGGTTTTGAAGAGCTCGTCAATATCTGGGGAGCGGATCACCACGGCTATATTCCGAGAATGCGGGCAGCGATTCAGGCTCTCGGATACGACAAAGAACAGCTGACAGTACAGATTATTCAGATGGTCAACTTGTTTGAGCACGGAGAAAAGGTGAAAATGAGTAAACGTACCGGCAATGCGGTAACGATGCGCGAGTTGATGGAAGAAGTCGGAATTGATGCCACGCGCTACTTTTTCGCGATGCGTGCAGCAGAAACACATCTCGACTTTGACCTGGACCTTGCAAAATCAGAGTCCAACGAAAATCCTGTTTATTACGTGCAGTACGCCCATGCCCGCATTTGCAGTATGATCCGTCAGGCGGAAGAAAAAGGCTGCAGCGTCGATTCCGAAGCCGACCTTAGTGTCCTCGCAAGTGAGAAAGATCAGGACTTGATGAAGAAAATCGGAGAATACCCGGAAGCGGTTGTCGAAGCGGCGAAGCGCCACGCTCCGCACCGGATGACAAATTATGTATACGACCTTGCCCAGACCCTCCACAGCTTCTACAATGCTGAGAAAGTAATAACGAGCGATGAAAGTTTAACGAAAGCTCGTCTTGCTCTCGTCGAAGCGGTCCGCATTACGCTGGCCGATGCCCTCGATCTCGTCGGCGTGCACGCGCCGGAAAAAATGTAA
- a CDS encoding DUF1934 domain-containing protein, with amino-acid sequence MSENRMPVDIKIRTTIKDGKQRERHSMDASGEIMWRGSLLVVRFREPREENEPQTLQTIQLREGVMTVRREGAITMNQRFIEGVKTEGTYRSAYGPMAMETATEHVDYQWNEEQNRGVISLIYILTLQGSTTGTYNMEVTFEEAAQ; translated from the coding sequence ATGAGTGAAAACAGAATGCCGGTGGACATAAAGATACGGACGACAATAAAGGACGGAAAGCAGAGGGAACGGCACTCGATGGATGCTTCCGGAGAAATCATGTGGCGCGGAAGCCTGCTCGTTGTACGTTTCCGTGAACCGCGGGAAGAAAATGAACCGCAGACCCTGCAGACGATTCAGCTGCGGGAAGGGGTAATGACCGTCAGGCGGGAAGGTGCCATCACTATGAATCAGCGGTTTATCGAAGGTGTGAAAACCGAAGGGACGTACCGGAGTGCTTACGGTCCCATGGCAATGGAAACTGCGACCGAACACGTTGATTATCAGTGGAATGAAGAGCAGAACCGGGGAGTAATTTCCCTTATTTATATATTGACGCTTCAAGGGTCTACAACAGGAACATATAACATGGAAGTAACATTCGAGGAGGCTGCCCAATGA
- the speB gene encoding agmatinase, translating to MFFDEKYSGRKFITADKSYEEAEFVLFGMPMDFTGSFRPGSRFGPNRIREASIGLEEYSVYLDRGLEQINIHDAGDMLLPFGNAARSIEMIEEYAALLFKDGKTPAGIGGEHLVTWPVVKAAHEAFENLAVIHIDAHADLREEYEGETLSHSTPIRKACELLGPENIYSFGIRSGMREEFAYAASSGMHMSKFYAAEPLKKMLPQLKGRNVYLTVDIDVLDPAFAPGTGTPEAGGITSSELLEALHAIAGSEVNVIGFDLVEVAPAYDPSEQTSVAACKFIREMLLGFK from the coding sequence ATGTTTTTTGATGAAAAATATTCAGGCAGGAAATTTATTACCGCTGATAAATCATATGAAGAAGCTGAATTTGTCCTTTTCGGAATGCCGATGGATTTCACAGGCAGTTTTCGGCCCGGCTCCCGTTTCGGCCCGAACCGCATCCGTGAAGCCTCCATCGGTCTGGAGGAATACAGCGTCTATCTGGATCGTGGTCTCGAGCAGATAAATATCCATGATGCAGGCGACATGCTGCTGCCGTTCGGCAATGCAGCAAGAAGCATTGAAATGATCGAAGAGTACGCAGCCCTTCTTTTTAAAGACGGGAAAACTCCTGCTGGTATAGGGGGAGAACATCTGGTGACGTGGCCGGTAGTTAAAGCTGCACACGAAGCATTCGAAAATCTTGCAGTGATTCATATCGATGCCCATGCGGATCTTCGGGAAGAATATGAAGGGGAAACGCTGTCCCACTCGACCCCGATCCGTAAAGCCTGTGAACTTCTCGGGCCGGAAAACATTTATTCGTTTGGAATCAGGTCCGGTATGAGAGAGGAATTTGCCTATGCGGCTTCTTCCGGAATGCATATGTCGAAGTTTTACGCCGCAGAGCCGCTTAAGAAAATGCTCCCTCAGCTGAAGGGAAGAAATGTTTATTTGACAGTCGACATTGACGTCCTGGATCCCGCTTTTGCACCGGGGACCGGCACACCGGAAGCAGGGGGAATTACTTCGAGCGAACTGCTCGAGGCGCTGCACGCCATAGCCGGTTCAGAGGTTAATGTAATAGGATTCGACCTGGTGGAAGTAGCTCCTGCCTATGATCCCTCCGAGCAGACGTCCGTGGCTGCCTGCAAATTTATTCGGGAAATGCTTCTCGGTTTTAAGTAA
- the speE gene encoding polyamine aminopropyltransferase — translation MSIWFTEKQTEHFGITAEIKRTYVSEKTEFQQLDIVETAEFGNMLLLDGMVMTTEKDEFVYHEMVAHVPLHSHPNPENVLVVGGGDGGVIREILKHPEVQKATLVEIDGRVIEYSKQYLPTIAGALDDARVEVRVADGFMHIAESNNEYDVIMVDSTEPVGPAVNLFTKGFYEGISRALKEDGIFVAQTDNPWFHKQLIQDAYRDISAVFPVTRLYTANIPTYPSGLWTFTLGSKVYDPLQVEEERFHSFETNYYTKEIHRASFALPKFVQQLTEGE, via the coding sequence ATGAGCATTTGGTTTACAGAAAAACAGACAGAGCACTTCGGTATTACAGCAGAAATTAAGCGTACTTATGTTAGTGAAAAAACGGAATTCCAACAGCTGGACATAGTAGAAACAGCCGAATTCGGGAACATGCTTCTGCTTGACGGCATGGTCATGACGACGGAAAAAGACGAGTTCGTTTATCACGAAATGGTCGCTCACGTTCCTTTGCATTCGCATCCCAATCCGGAAAACGTCCTTGTTGTCGGCGGGGGCGACGGAGGGGTAATCCGGGAGATTTTGAAACATCCGGAAGTCCAGAAGGCCACGCTCGTAGAAATTGACGGCAGAGTGATCGAATATTCAAAGCAGTATCTGCCGACTATTGCCGGAGCGCTTGATGATGCACGGGTTGAGGTCCGTGTAGCCGACGGGTTTATGCATATTGCTGAAAGTAATAATGAATATGACGTTATTATGGTGGATTCTACGGAACCGGTAGGACCTGCAGTAAACCTCTTTACTAAAGGTTTTTATGAAGGGATTTCCAGAGCGCTGAAAGAAGACGGAATCTTTGTCGCGCAGACGGATAATCCATGGTTTCATAAGCAGCTGATTCAAGACGCCTATCGGGATATTTCCGCCGTTTTCCCTGTGACCCGTCTTTACACAGCGAACATTCCTACGTATCCGAGCGGGCTGTGGACCTTCACCCTCGGTTCAAAAGTGTACGACCCGCTCCAGGTGGAAGAAGAACGGTTCCACTCTTTTGAAACAAATTATTATACAAAAGAAATTCACCGGGCCTCTTTTGCTCTGCCTAAATTCGTGCAGCAGTTGACAGAAGGAGAGTAG